One genomic segment of bacterium includes these proteins:
- a CDS encoding amidohydrolase family protein — MSKVLLKNIGTLVSGKIEEPLLVADAIFIQDGKIQKVGLLREMEESQADRIIDCAGTTVIPGLVDSHCHPVLGDFTPRQNQLGFLDSGVHGGVTTVISAGEVHLPGRPKDAAGTKALAILAAKSFASFRPGGAKVLGGALILEKGLTESDFQEAAREGVRVVGEIGLGSVKTPEDARPMVKWAKKNGMVVMMHTGGTSIPGSSTVGAEQVMAVEPDVVSHINGGTTAMSMAEVEKLVTQSSFALEIVHCGNMKVAVEAARLIAQAGAKSRVVIGNDAPSGTGVVPLGILRVITLLAGLCPVRPEEAVCMATGNTTRLYKLPRGIIEPGMEADLVIMDAPLGSVGREALSAMAAGDIPGISMVLVDGQVVVQKSRNTPPATRQALLVR; from the coding sequence ATGTCCAAGGTGTTGCTCAAGAACATAGGGACACTGGTAAGCGGTAAGATCGAAGAGCCTCTGTTGGTAGCAGATGCCATTTTCATCCAGGACGGCAAGATACAGAAGGTGGGACTTCTCAGGGAAATGGAGGAATCCCAGGCGGACAGAATCATTGACTGTGCAGGCACCACAGTGATCCCGGGGCTCGTGGATTCCCATTGCCATCCGGTTCTGGGGGATTTTACTCCAAGGCAGAACCAGCTTGGTTTTCTAGACAGCGGTGTGCACGGTGGGGTTACCACGGTGATATCCGCCGGGGAGGTACATCTGCCAGGAAGACCCAAGGATGCGGCCGGCACAAAGGCTCTGGCAATACTGGCAGCCAAAAGCTTCGCCTCCTTTCGTCCCGGAGGGGCAAAGGTGCTGGGAGGGGCCCTGATTCTGGAAAAAGGGCTCACTGAATCTGATTTTCAGGAGGCAGCCAGAGAGGGTGTGAGGGTTGTGGGAGAGATCGGGCTGGGCTCTGTGAAAACACCCGAAGATGCACGTCCCATGGTGAAATGGGCCAAGAAAAACGGGATGGTCGTCATGATGCATACCGGTGGGACCTCCATCCCAGGCAGCTCTACGGTGGGTGCCGAACAGGTCATGGCCGTGGAACCCGATGTGGTGTCCCATATCAACGGAGGCACCACCGCCATGTCCATGGCCGAGGTGGAGAAACTGGTCACGCAGAGCTCCTTTGCTCTGGAGATCGTCCACTGCGGAAACATGAAGGTGGCGGTGGAGGCGGCCAGGCTCATAGCCCAAGCAGGGGCCAAGTCAAGGGTGGTGATTGGTAACGACGCTCCCTCGGGCACAGGCGTGGTTCCCCTGGGCATCCTTAGAGTCATAACCCTTTTGGCAGGGCTTTGCCCTGTGCGGCCCGAGGAAGCCGTGTGCATGGCAACGGGAAACACGACCCGTCTTTACAAGCTGCCCAGGGGCATAATAGAGCCAGGCATGGAGGCGGACCTGGTGATCATGGATGCCCCCCTGGGCTCTGTGGGCAGGGAAGCCCTCTCGGCCATGGCAGCGGGAGATATCCCGGGGATCTCCATGGTCCTGGTGGACGGGCAGGTTGTTGTGCAAAAGAGCAGGAATACCCCTCCAGCCACCAGGCAGGCCCTCCTGGTCAGGTAG
- a CDS encoding amino acid synthesis family protein: protein MDIRKIVTLLEEIREEGGATVNPPVKRAAAIAVIRNPFSGKFVEDLTELMEAGEELGELLGRKAVEALGVPPERVESYGKAAIVGSKGELEHAAAILHPKLGTPFRAAVGGGKAIIPSAKKFGVPGTEIDVPVHFKDAAFVRSHFDAMPVRVYDAPREDEIVVALVVTDSGRPHPRIGGLKKEEAKKEDGLR from the coding sequence ATGGACATAAGGAAAATAGTCACCCTGTTGGAAGAGATTCGGGAAGAGGGAGGCGCCACAGTAAATCCTCCGGTCAAGAGGGCTGCGGCCATAGCCGTGATCAGAAATCCTTTTTCAGGGAAGTTTGTGGAGGATCTTACAGAGCTCATGGAGGCAGGCGAGGAGCTTGGGGAACTCCTGGGCAGGAAGGCGGTGGAAGCCCTGGGGGTGCCTCCTGAAAGAGTAGAAAGCTACGGAAAAGCCGCCATCGTGGGCAGCAAGGGGGAGCTAGAGCATGCTGCGGCCATCCTTCATCCCAAACTGGGCACGCCCTTCAGGGCAGCCGTGGGAGGAGGCAAGGCCATCATCCCCTCGGCCAAGAAGTTCGGTGTGCCTGGCACGGAGATAGACGTACCGGTGCACTTCAAGGATGCAGCCTTTGTGCGCTCACATTTCGACGCTATGCCCGTGAGGGTGTACGATGCGCCCAGGGAGGATGAGATAGTGGTGGCCCTGGTGGTCACTGACTCAGGCCGGCCGCACCCGAGGATCGGCGGATTGAAAAAGGAAGAGGCCAAGAAGGAGGATGGGCTGAGATAA
- a CDS encoding UPF0280 family protein encodes MAECGPMRLRIWAWVGRLAQPQEAIRAAGESIGFLEQVSADRYLLKDPWGSVCKERLQYLGRAMWESVAMVGDPDLTPMASVAGTIADSVADLLAGRGMTRVIVENGGDVALRLTQGETVAVGIRPRVEKGRLTHRLRLEGSSPSWGVATSGLGGRSLTRGIAWSATVLAQRASVADAAATAVANATWVPCQQVERVRAEQLDPDSDIAGLEVTLRVGELPREVASKGLEQGLARAESLRAKGVIKGAFLCVGSLWGSVGLGKLLEQA; translated from the coding sequence TTGGCCGAGTGTGGCCCCATGCGGCTCAGGATTTGGGCCTGGGTGGGCAGGCTTGCCCAGCCCCAAGAGGCTATCAGGGCAGCAGGAGAGTCCATTGGCTTCTTGGAGCAGGTGTCAGCCGACCGCTACCTGCTCAAAGATCCATGGGGCTCTGTGTGCAAAGAGAGGCTGCAGTACCTGGGGAGGGCCATGTGGGAGAGTGTTGCCATGGTAGGGGATCCGGACCTGACACCCATGGCATCTGTGGCAGGCACCATAGCAGACAGTGTTGCAGACCTTCTGGCTGGGCGGGGAATGACAAGGGTGATCGTGGAAAACGGAGGAGATGTAGCCTTGAGACTTACCCAGGGGGAGACTGTGGCGGTGGGCATTCGTCCCAGAGTGGAAAAGGGCAGACTCACCCATCGCCTGAGGCTTGAGGGGTCAAGTCCCTCTTGGGGGGTGGCCACAAGCGGTCTTGGAGGCAGGAGCCTGACCCGGGGTATAGCCTGGTCGGCCACAGTACTTGCCCAGAGAGCTTCTGTAGCCGATGCGGCAGCTACTGCCGTGGCCAATGCCACGTGGGTGCCCTGCCAGCAGGTGGAAAGGGTAAGAGCCGAGCAACTGGATCCTGATTCAGACATAGCAGGGCTTGAGGTGACCCTCAGGGTTGGGGAGCTGCCCAGGGAGGTGGCCTCAAAGGGGCTAGAGCAGGGACTTGCCAGGGCCGAGAGCTTGAGGGCCAAGGGGGTGATAAAGGGAGCCTTCTTGTGCGTTGGATCCCTTTGGGGTTCTGTGGGGCTTGGAAAATTGCTGGAACAAGCATGA
- a CDS encoding 4Fe-4S binding protein codes for MMIVDEQKCIGCGECVLACSLGVIKIRSRKARVGQGCSFCGACKRVCPQEAVDFPAEVPEGSVPCEACPVGCRIKEGFLGACQRYRNQEGSLVRVVPLHGFEEVAQVVGEDISEEIRKPLVTGIGAGTTYPDCRPAPHILHGKVQGVDVVTVVTEAPLSYSSVLVKVDTDLPVGQEGARVKVGKKVVGHVTTEQYGSKMLSIGGVNLLTGPDGMVVARTMCEIANRRAVKLQVEGGARLEIRVGFPPVVNGQESSRMRVGCGSATMGLFAPLFKEAADEVIVLDSHLTSLMSEHAAGRFVGVKPTGVKLRFKQSTPGRYFGDHGSGWGGTSIVHPREVIKELDMKVAWPGMRILVTETTGEKAVMFQVNARGQLEEVELTALARDVVEAVASSCEPSRVSALYMGGAGGSARAGVSRYPIKLTQAVHARKANLTVGGAPTFVLPGGGISFMVDVERVKQGAFYWTPTPATICPIEYTMLLSDYQKIGGHVEAMKPFEVKMR; via the coding sequence ATGATGATAGTTGATGAGCAAAAGTGCATTGGTTGTGGAGAATGCGTGCTGGCATGTTCCCTGGGGGTCATCAAAATAAGATCCAGAAAGGCCAGGGTGGGACAGGGATGCAGCTTCTGTGGGGCTTGCAAGAGAGTCTGTCCTCAAGAGGCCGTGGATTTCCCGGCAGAGGTGCCTGAAGGCTCTGTACCATGTGAGGCATGCCCTGTGGGGTGTCGGATCAAGGAAGGCTTCCTGGGGGCCTGCCAGAGGTATCGTAACCAGGAGGGATCTCTGGTCAGAGTGGTTCCTCTTCACGGCTTTGAGGAAGTGGCTCAGGTGGTGGGGGAGGATATAAGCGAGGAGATAAGAAAGCCTCTGGTTACTGGCATAGGAGCTGGGACCACATATCCTGACTGCAGGCCTGCCCCCCATATCCTCCATGGGAAGGTGCAGGGGGTGGATGTTGTGACGGTGGTCACCGAAGCCCCCCTCAGCTACAGCTCGGTTTTGGTAAAGGTGGACACGGATCTGCCTGTTGGGCAAGAGGGAGCCAGGGTAAAGGTGGGGAAGAAAGTGGTGGGCCATGTGACCACAGAACAGTACGGCTCCAAGATGCTCTCCATAGGGGGTGTGAATCTGCTTACAGGCCCCGATGGCATGGTGGTGGCGCGAACCATGTGTGAGATAGCCAATCGCAGGGCCGTGAAACTCCAGGTGGAGGGAGGAGCCAGGCTGGAGATCAGGGTGGGCTTCCCTCCGGTGGTAAACGGCCAAGAGAGCTCCAGAATGAGGGTTGGCTGCGGAAGCGCCACCATGGGGCTTTTTGCGCCTCTGTTCAAAGAGGCGGCCGATGAGGTGATAGTCCTGGATTCCCACCTCACAAGCCTCATGAGTGAGCATGCTGCCGGAAGGTTTGTGGGCGTGAAGCCCACCGGGGTAAAGCTGCGATTCAAACAATCGACTCCAGGCAGGTATTTCGGAGACCATGGTTCAGGGTGGGGAGGGACCTCCATTGTTCATCCCAGGGAGGTCATCAAGGAACTGGACATGAAGGTGGCCTGGCCTGGCATGAGGATATTGGTCACAGAGACAACCGGGGAAAAGGCCGTGATGTTTCAGGTGAATGCCAGAGGCCAACTGGAGGAGGTGGAACTGACAGCCCTGGCCAGGGATGTCGTGGAGGCTGTGGCTTCCAGCTGCGAACCTTCCCGTGTGTCGGCCCTTTACATGGGGGGAGCAGGGGGAAGTGCCAGGGCCGGGGTGAGCCGGTATCCCATCAAGTTGACTCAGGCCGTACATGCCCGAAAGGCCAACCTGACGGTGGGAGGGGCTCCTACCTTTGTGCTTCCTGGAGGAGGCATAAGTTTCATGGTTGACGTAGAGAGGGTGAAGCAGGGGGCGTTTTACTGGACTCCCACTCCAGCCACCATCTGCCCCATTGAGTACACCATGCTTCTGAGCGATTACCAGAAAATAGGCGGGCATGTGGAGGCAATGAAGCCTTTTGAGGTGAAGATGAGGTAG
- a CDS encoding DinB family protein encodes MDRAGLLMRLEKAWEELKNSYGGLSEQEMLEPGVAGTWSVKDVIAHVTCWEEEALTHLPLILKGGRPPRYSVLYGGIDAFNARMSLRSQAFCLSQVIERRDFVHSRLLDFIRGVPEEQIVKETRFRRRLRLDTYGHYLEHARALRNWRKSKGLIPGNSGLEA; translated from the coding sequence ATGGATAGGGCAGGGCTTCTCATGAGGCTGGAAAAGGCCTGGGAAGAATTGAAAAACTCCTATGGAGGTCTGTCAGAGCAGGAGATGCTGGAGCCTGGAGTGGCAGGCACCTGGTCTGTCAAGGACGTCATAGCGCATGTGACCTGCTGGGAGGAGGAGGCCCTGACCCATCTTCCCTTGATCCTGAAAGGCGGGAGGCCGCCTAGATACTCGGTTCTTTACGGAGGCATAGACGCCTTCAACGCCAGGATGAGCCTCAGGAGCCAGGCTTTTTGCCTATCCCAGGTGATCGAGAGGCGCGATTTTGTCCACAGCAGGCTACTGGATTTCATAAGGGGGGTGCCCGAGGAGCAGATTGTGAAGGAGACTCGCTTTAGGAGAAGGCTTCGCTTGGACACATACGGTCATTATCTGGAGCACGCCAGGGCTCTTCGCAACTGGAGGAAATCCAAGGGGCTAATTCCTGGAAATTCAGGACTCGAGGCTTGA